One region of uncultured Methanolobus sp. genomic DNA includes:
- a CDS encoding tetratricopeptide repeat protein, whose product MVFKNTVLSIIILLALLFFCPLAGSLGQEARDFNSIAVSMTENGSYDDAIAYYNKALEAEPNYVQALDNKGSTLYLMGNYTAASKIFDRILSIYPDSPAALFKKGITLSNLGQNEKAIEYYNKSLVQIANESTSDYENIFDIGLFSLIGISDDCEVPEISYDPRLPSVWYQKAVSLEALGKYNESVQYYDRILELAESQSSDFSMTADSLYDRGNYNDSIDYYNRALEIEPDSSDYWYGKGLAYDGIGDYEAALSAYDEAISYDSENINAIFNKAVDLEITGQPDLAVQQYNVYLTLDPYAVDIWYKMGTTYEELGDYESALKAYNQVLVYEPENGEVWTRKGAVLDLLGKYQEAIEAYDKALLVGTDNTASGSYGSGATLFGVPVEVSDCYAETPEFDSDSALLWYNKGLAFYKLANYESAIEAFENAAAIESDHPFLWYRIAVSYENLGMYEEAVKSYEKAVKADNSCPRIYYDLALDYDRLGDYSSAQKAYSKAVRLEPNFTAAYYNKALDLDNLEKYGESVEAYSKVLELQPTSIDSLLGKGNALNQIDEYEEAIACYEQVLQIDSTHSVAKFQLDENRDMLENENMSASGYSEPSSLFGVMDNDVFSSDLFIWYSSSSFESSYSKCLADAEILGNVVNYDSVWVSRGLSLEKMSMTDQAIDSYTKALLLNPASVEAWVNLASSYDRLGDYANAVTCYEQAVLIDPTDLDVWYSKALTHYNNGDNQLAVESFSKVLLQEPENLAALYYEAMAYDNLGMYSESLSSYESILEKDTQNTDVWYKAGSAAYELKLYDKSIDSFNHVLMYDPTNVSVLKMQSNAAEGLGNYDEALGYYDRILEVTPSDSIAMFGKASIYDRLGRYDESIATYTAILELEPGNVKALNRKGFTYYLMGDLDAATTSFEAATTADPASATAWYYLGTISYMRSSYKGSIYYYEEALKLDPTCITAWYNKGFVLNVMGEASDAVECYDKILAIDPNSVSALYNKQFALYRIGKSVTADEAKEKLESIDPGFTAALDDRGTKFFLPAYYSDTLDYELPSRWYSDTADADRGLENTTAA is encoded by the coding sequence ATGGTCTTTAAAAACACCGTCCTCAGCATAATAATCCTGTTGGCTTTGCTTTTTTTTTGTCCCTTAGCGGGTAGTCTGGGTCAGGAAGCCAGGGACTTCAATTCAATCGCAGTATCCATGACTGAAAATGGATCGTATGATGATGCTATCGCCTACTATAATAAAGCACTTGAGGCAGAACCGAATTATGTTCAGGCGCTTGATAACAAGGGATCGACCCTTTACCTGATGGGTAATTATACTGCGGCTTCAAAAATATTTGATCGCATACTTTCCATATATCCTGATTCACCTGCAGCACTTTTCAAAAAGGGTATAACACTTTCAAATCTGGGACAAAATGAAAAAGCCATTGAATATTATAACAAATCACTGGTTCAGATTGCTAATGAAAGTACATCTGATTATGAAAATATCTTTGATATCGGTCTTTTTTCGCTGATTGGAATTTCAGACGACTGTGAGGTTCCGGAAATATCTTATGACCCGAGACTTCCAAGTGTATGGTATCAGAAAGCAGTTTCTCTTGAAGCTTTGGGAAAATATAATGAGTCTGTTCAGTATTACGACCGGATACTTGAACTTGCAGAATCACAATCTTCAGATTTTTCAATGACTGCCGACAGTCTCTATGATCGGGGCAACTACAACGATTCAATCGATTATTATAACAGGGCACTTGAGATAGAACCTGATAGTTCTGATTACTGGTATGGAAAAGGACTTGCATATGATGGAATAGGAGATTACGAGGCTGCTCTGTCGGCCTATGATGAGGCAATTTCTTATGATTCCGAAAACATCAACGCGATTTTCAATAAGGCCGTCGACCTTGAAATAACAGGCCAGCCCGACCTTGCCGTCCAGCAATACAATGTTTATCTGACACTCGATCCATATGCTGTTGACATATGGTATAAGATGGGAACTACTTACGAAGAACTTGGGGATTATGAATCCGCACTAAAGGCTTACAATCAGGTTCTGGTGTATGAACCTGAAAATGGGGAAGTATGGACCCGCAAAGGCGCTGTTCTTGACCTGCTTGGAAAATACCAGGAAGCGATCGAAGCTTATGATAAGGCACTTCTTGTAGGAACAGACAATACAGCTTCAGGTTCATATGGCTCAGGAGCAACTCTTTTCGGAGTGCCTGTAGAAGTGTCTGATTGCTATGCAGAAACTCCGGAATTTGATTCGGATTCCGCACTTCTCTGGTACAACAAGGGCCTTGCTTTCTATAAACTGGCTAATTATGAAAGTGCCATTGAAGCATTTGAAAACGCAGCAGCTATTGAATCCGATCATCCGTTTTTATGGTATCGGATAGCAGTTTCATATGAGAATCTCGGAATGTACGAGGAGGCCGTAAAATCATATGAAAAAGCAGTCAAGGCAGATAATTCATGTCCGAGAATATACTATGACCTTGCACTTGATTATGATCGTCTGGGAGATTATAGTTCAGCACAAAAGGCTTATTCAAAAGCCGTGCGACTGGAGCCTAACTTCACAGCAGCTTATTATAACAAAGCCCTGGACCTTGACAACCTGGAGAAATATGGGGAATCCGTTGAAGCATACTCAAAGGTTCTTGAACTTCAACCAACATCTATTGATTCATTGCTTGGTAAGGGCAATGCTTTGAATCAGATTGATGAATATGAGGAAGCGATTGCATGCTATGAGCAGGTTCTCCAGATAGACTCGACACATTCTGTGGCAAAGTTCCAGCTTGATGAGAACAGGGATATGCTTGAGAATGAAAATATGAGCGCTTCCGGTTATTCGGAACCTTCTTCCCTTTTCGGAGTAATGGACAACGATGTTTTCAGTTCTGATCTCTTTATCTGGTATTCATCAAGCTCATTTGAAAGTTCTTACTCTAAATGTCTGGCTGACGCTGAGATACTAGGAAATGTTGTTAATTACGATAGTGTATGGGTATCCAGAGGTTTATCCCTTGAAAAAATGTCAATGACTGATCAGGCGATTGATTCTTACACAAAGGCTCTGTTATTGAATCCTGCTTCTGTTGAAGCATGGGTGAATCTGGCGTCATCCTATGACCGACTTGGTGATTATGCAAATGCTGTTACATGTTATGAACAGGCAGTATTGATCGACCCCACTGATCTTGATGTGTGGTACAGCAAAGCTCTCACCCATTACAACAATGGTGACAACCAGCTGGCAGTTGAATCATTCTCAAAGGTGCTTCTGCAGGAGCCGGAGAACCTTGCTGCTCTTTATTATGAAGCCATGGCCTATGATAATCTGGGAATGTACTCTGAGTCTCTCAGCTCTTATGAATCCATACTCGAAAAGGATACCCAGAACACAGATGTCTGGTACAAGGCAGGTTCGGCAGCATACGAACTGAAGCTTTATGACAAGTCTATTGATTCTTTCAATCATGTACTGATGTATGATCCTACCAATGTATCAGTTCTCAAGATGCAGAGCAATGCAGCAGAGGGACTTGGAAATTATGATGAAGCACTGGGTTATTACGACAGGATTCTGGAAGTAACGCCGTCAGATTCTATAGCGATGTTTGGCAAAGCTTCGATCTACGACAGGCTTGGAAGATATGACGAGTCTATTGCGACATATACTGCAATACTCGAACTTGAGCCTGGTAATGTAAAGGCACTGAACAGAAAAGGTTTCACTTATTATCTGATGGGTGATCTTGATGCTGCTACAACAAGCTTTGAAGCGGCAACAACCGCAGACCCTGCAAGCGCAACAGCATGGTATTATCTGGGTACAATATCCTATATGAGAAGCAGTTACAAGGGTTCCATCTATTATTATGAAGAAGCTCTGAAACTTGATCCTACATGCATCACTGCGTGGTATAACAAAGGTTTCGTTCTAAATGTAATGGGTGAGGCGTCTGATGCGGTTGAATGCTATGACAAGATACTGGCAATTGATCCAAACTCAGTATCTGCTCTTTACAACAAACAGTTTGCTCTCTATCGTATCGGTAAATCAGTGACTGCCGACGAAGCTAAAGAAAAACTTGAGTCCATAGATCCGGGCTTTACAGCGGCTCTTGATGACAGGGGTACCAAGTTCTTCCTGCCAGCGTATTATAGTGACACTCTGGACTACGAACTGCCGTCCAGATGGTATTCTGATACTGCAGACGCAGACCGCGGTCTGGAAAATACAACTGCTGCATGA
- a CDS encoding HAD family phosphatase — protein sequence MLSSLIFDMDGVLVDSMPYHAEAWMQVSREVGANVTSEDIYEIEGANHRLGLQWLFKKAGGNIGPDQYDRILQRKVDIFTSIADVKPFDGMADCLSSMKKNFQLAVVTGSERVTVESFMDQFFPGIFDVIVSGEDVHYGKPYPEPYLRAVELLGIEKEECLVVENAPMGVESAKSAGLYCVGVPTYVSPDKLSQADIVLKDHASLKDYLYGYLNNCSQ from the coding sequence ATGCTCAGTTCCCTTATTTTTGATATGGATGGTGTGCTTGTTGACTCTATGCCCTATCATGCCGAGGCATGGATGCAGGTCTCCCGCGAGGTCGGTGCAAATGTTACCTCTGAGGATATATACGAAATAGAAGGTGCCAATCACAGGCTGGGCTTACAATGGCTTTTCAAGAAAGCTGGTGGAAATATTGGTCCTGACCAGTATGACAGAATTCTGCAGAGAAAAGTAGACATATTTACGAGTATTGCTGATGTTAAACCATTTGATGGAATGGCAGACTGTCTTAGTTCAATGAAAAAGAACTTTCAACTGGCAGTTGTAACAGGTTCTGAACGTGTGACAGTTGAATCGTTTATGGACCAGTTCTTCCCTGGTATTTTTGATGTGATAGTTTCCGGTGAAGATGTACATTACGGGAAACCATATCCAGAGCCGTATCTTAGGGCTGTTGAATTGCTTGGTATTGAAAAAGAAGAATGTCTTGTGGTTGAAAATGCTCCTATGGGTGTTGAATCTGCAAAAAGTGCGGGCCTGTATTGTGTGGGCGTGCCAACATACGTCTCTCCTGACAAACTATCACAAGCGGATATTGTTTTGAAGGATCATGCATCACTGAAGGACTATCTTTATGGGTATCTCAATAACTGTTCTCAATAA
- a CDS encoding YigZ family protein: protein MTGFRTLKNPGQAQKEIKNSIFIAYAIPIENEEEAKSFVSTIKERHHDANHNVSAYLINRDNVIAMKYDDDGEPAGSSGKPVFKILEMKELTNVAIVVTRYFGGIKLGFGGLARAYREAAIEAIENAGIVEVSDKSVVRIESGYSDMDTVSRLAEQYGTIMITDYIEVVSFTVEVDSDIKDIFLEKLINTTRNRVTVK from the coding sequence TTGACAGGTTTCAGAACTTTAAAAAATCCAGGGCAAGCGCAGAAAGAGATTAAGAATTCCATATTTATTGCCTATGCTATCCCCATAGAAAACGAGGAAGAAGCAAAATCATTTGTTTCCACGATCAAAGAGCGTCATCACGATGCGAACCACAATGTTTCAGCCTATCTCATAAACAGGGACAATGTGATTGCAATGAAATATGATGATGACGGAGAACCTGCAGGCAGTTCAGGAAAACCAGTTTTTAAGATTCTTGAGATGAAGGAACTTACGAATGTTGCAATCGTTGTTACCCGGTATTTTGGTGGAATAAAGCTTGGATTCGGAGGACTTGCCAGAGCTTATCGGGAAGCTGCAATTGAAGCCATTGAAAATGCAGGTATCGTTGAAGTCAGCGACAAATCTGTTGTGCGAATAGAATCCGGTTATTCCGACATGGATACCGTTTCCCGGCTTGCAGAGCAGTATGGCACCATAATGATAACAGATTACATAGAAGTAGTTTCTTTTACTGTGGAAGTAGATTCAGACATCAAAGACATTTTTCTGGAAAAACTTATTAACACAACCAGAAACAGGGTTACTGTTAAATAG